From a single Phragmites australis chromosome 7, lpPhrAust1.1, whole genome shotgun sequence genomic region:
- the LOC133923937 gene encoding pumilio homolog 2-like has protein sequence MAPFGDGGGEDEETGEARRGWDPLRSGSAPPTMEGKAAAAVALQGLFGGGGRASFFSGMDGLSARLDEVSRRRGAVAQEHFGNSASLSVGSPGHVFNGTGELDELQFGPSRVHSVGAMANYSTFDMGSLWTDMETDNAGFRRNVQNHFVSNMEKMNAYDSMDPNASYQCDSDLSDALSGLRLSNSTVMDERKHEEELLDEILKHRRGFSTKIGDDNRSPLPGNVFHTPRSERLDVRPPPIYGDGILRRQNSSLDGSNVSRMSHHHIKDVDHLSFAEQLAMLRSGNSHRETKLFRNAALTNMINPMSNRYNNITDLDLIRNRKALLEDLLAHQYLQDDSPFQPISGLSYNDSRIYHDEPCFPNSRMQRSGSHFHPHSGNIPSQGDCSGNIPSQGDRQSRLFSFNRKASGRNMGSQVYHDNTLANYLEVPSLDNADRNRADSVELIDVMGHVKEVSMDQYGSRFIQQKLENASADDREKIFPEILSNAIALTTDVFGNYVIQKFFEFATESQLIQLADQLKGHILELSLQMYGCRVVQKVLEVVDMDRKIDIVHELKNYVLKCIADQNGNHVIQKCIECVPEDRIPFVIEPILSQIFVLCTHQYGCRVIQRVLEHCHDPATQSAIMDEIVQHTFRLTDDKFGNYVVQHVLQHGKPEERTSIIHKFSGHVVILSKQKFASNVIEKCLTFGTPEERDGLIGEIISSGQTFQELMKDQFGNYVVQRVLQTCDDEHLEMMLSSIKLHLNELKNYTYGKHIVARVEKLIVTGEKRARMASLSCQHQQSPNRTDVDANPF, from the exons ATGGCTCCGTTCGGCGACGGCGGTGGGGAGGACGAGGAAACCGGGGAGGCGCGGCGAGGGTGGGACCCGCTGCGCAGCGGCAGCGCGCCGCCGACGATGGAGGGCAAagcggcggcggctgtggcGTTGCAGGGGCTgttcggcggcggcggtaggGCGTCGTTCTTCTCTGGGATGGACGGGCTCAGCGCGAGGCTGGATGAGGTCAGCAGGCGGCGTGGCGCCGTTGCGCAG GAACATTTTGGTAATTCTGCATCATTATCTGTGGGATCACCAGGACATGTGTTTAATGGTACGGGAGAGTTGGATGAACTGCAATTTGGACCCAGCAGAGTTCATAGTGTTGGTGCAATGGCGAACTACTCTACATTCGATATGGGTTCCCTTTGGACAGATATGGAAACAGACAATGCTGGATTCCGCAGGAATGTCCAGAATCACTTCGTGTCAAACATGGAGAAGATGAATGCTTATGATAGTATGGATCCTAATGCTTCCTATCAGTGTGATTCTGATCTTTCAGATGCTTTATCTGGGTTGAGGCTGTCTAATAGTACAGTAATGGATGAAAGGAAACATGAGGAAGAGCTACTAGATGAAATACTCAAACATCGAAGAGGTTTCTCCACTAAAATTGGTGATGACAACCGATCTCCTCTGCCTGGTAATGTTTTCCACACACCTAGGTCTGAGCGTTTGGATGTGCGTCCGCCGCCAATATATGGAGATGGTATTTTACGCAGGCAGAACAGTTCATTAGATGGATCCAATGTTTCAAGGATGAGTCACCATCACATCAAAGATGTCGATCACTTATCTTTTGCTGAACAGCTAGCTATGTTGCGATCGGGCAACTCGCATAGAGAGACCAAACTTTTTCGTAATGCAGCTTTGACAAATATGATCAACCCCATGAGCAATAGATACAACAACATTACAGACTTGGATTTGATTAGGAATCGGAAGGCATTACTTGAGGATCTTCTTGCGCATCAATATCTTCAGGATGACAGTCCCTTTCAACCAATATCTGGCCTCTCATATAATGATAGCAGGATCTATCATGATGAGCCTTGTTTTCCCAACTCAAGAATGCAAAGATCTGGATCCCATTTTCATCCACACTCAGGGAACATTCCATCTCAAGGTGATTGCTCAGGGAATATTCCATCTCAAGGTGATCGGCAATCACGGCTCTTCTCTTTTAATAGAAAGGCAAGTGGTAGAAATATGGGATCACAGGTCTATCACGATAATACACTAGCAAACTATCTGGAGGTGCCTTCTTTGGATAATGCAGATAGAAACAGGGCTGACTCAGTGGAGCTGATTGATGTAATGGGCCACGTTAAGGAAGTCAG TATGGATCAATATGGAAGCCGATTTATTCAACAAAAACTAGAAAATGCATCAGCTGATGACAGGGAAAAAATATTTCCAGAGATATTATCCAATGCGATTGCTCTAACAACTGATGTTTTTGGCAATTATGTTATCCAGAAG TTTTTTGAGTTTGCTACAGAAAGCCAGTTAATCCAGTTAGCAGATCAACTCAAAGGTCACATTTTGGAACTCAGCCTCCAGATGTATGGTTGCAGAGTAGTTCAGAAG GTTTTGGAGGTAGTTGATATGGATCGGAAGATTGATATTGTTCATGAGCTCAAGAATTATGTTCTCAAATGTATTGCTGATCAGAATGGTAACCATGTAATCCAAAAATGCATTGAGTGTGTTCCTGAAGATCGCATTCCTTTTGTTATAGAGCCTATTCTTTCACAAATTTTTGTTCTTTGTACCCATCAATATGGCTGCAGAGTTATTCAG AGGGTTTTGGAGCATTGCCATGATCCAGCAACTCAAAGTGCTATCATGGATGAAATTGTGCAACACACCTTCCGTCTGACAGATGATAAATTCGGGAACTATGTTGTTCAA CATGTGTTGCAACACGGGAAGCCAGAAGAGCGTACCTCCATTATTCATAAGTTCTCTGGGCATGTGGTGATCTTGAGCAAGCAGAAGTTTGCTTCTAACGTCATTGAGAAATGTTTGACTTTTGGAACTCCTGAAGAACGTGATGGCCTTATTGGAGagatcatttcttctgggcaaACATTTCAG GAATTGATGAAAGATCAGTTTGGTAATTACGTTGTACAGAGAGTCCTTCAGACTTGTGATGACGAGCACCTAGAGATGATGCTTTCAAGCATAAAGTTGCACTTGAATGAACTGAAGAATTACACATATGGGAAGCATATTGTTGCCCGTGTCGAGAAACTAATTGTTACAGGAG AAAAACGAGCAAGGATGGCGTCCCTGAGTTGCCAACATCAGCAGTCACCAAACCGTACAGATGTTGACGCTAATCCTTTTTAA